The following nucleotide sequence is from Thermostaphylospora chromogena.
CCACGCCTCGTCCTCGTCGTACTGACGCAGCACGTTGAAGGCGCGCACCAGCAACGGCGGCCGGGGCACCGGCAGCTCGAATCCGCCCAGCACGAACGACAGACCCGGCCGCTCGTACGGCAGCGCCGCGGCGACCCGCGCCGGATCGATCTCCACGCCGATCACCTCCACGCCCGGGTTGATCCGGCGCAGCCGCGTGAAGAGCTCCAGGGTCGTCACCGGCGACGCGCCGTAGCCGAGGTCGACGACCACGGGCCGGTCGGCGGAGGCGAGCATGCGGCCGTGAACGGCGATGATCCAACGGTCGACCCGGCGCAGCCGGTTGTGTCCGGTGGTTCCCCGGGTGATGGTGCCCACCGGACGGCGCGTGCGTGACCCGGCGGGCGTGACCGCCGTGTGCCGCATTCACCGCCCTTTCCGTTGCCACACCCATCTTGCCAGGCCCTCGAGGTGAGGTTTACCGGCCTTTTCGGTCAAGCCTCGGGAATCGTGGATGCTTTTGTCGGGTTAAAGCGCTCGGAGGTGGTGTTGTCGTGAGGCGACGGCGTGTGAACCGGGTGGCGACCATCAGCATGCACACGTCCCCTCTGGACCAACCCGGAACCGGAGACGCCGGGGGCATGAACGTCTACATCGTGGAGTCGGCCAAACGGCTCGCTCAGCTCGGCATCGAAGTGGAGATCTTCACCCGGCAGACCGCCCGCGACCTGCCGCCCGAGGTCGAGCTCGCACCCGGCGTCACCGTCCGGCACGTCACCGCCGGGCCGTACGAGGAGCTGGACAAAGAAGACCTGCCCGGCCAGCTGTGCGCCTTCCTGTCCGGCGTGCTGCGCACCGAGGCCGCCTACGACCCCGGCCGCTACGACGTCATCCACTCCCACTACTGGCTGTCCGGCCAGGTCGGCTGGCTCGCCAAGGAACGGTGGGGGGTGCCGCTGGTCCACACCATGCACACCATGGCCAAGGTGAAGAACCTGCTGCTCGCCGACGGCGACAAACCGGAACCGAACGCCCGGGTGCTCGGCGAGGAGCAGGTCGTCGAGGTCGCCGACGGCCTCGTCGCCAACACCGCCGCCGAGGCCGGTGAGCTGATCGACCTGTACGGCGCAGACCCCTCCCGGGTCGCCGTGGTCAACCCGGGCGTGAACCTGTCGCTGTTCCGGCCCGGTCCCCAGGACGCGGCCCGCCGCAGGCTCGGTCTGCCGTCCGACGCCCACCTTCTGCTCTTCGTCGGCCGCGTCCAGCCGCTCAAAGGGCCCGACGTGCTGCTGCGCGCCGCCGCCGAGATGCTCGCCGAAGATCCCGGCCTGCGTGGAAAGCTGGTCGTGGCCTGCGTGGGCGGGCCGAGCGGGACCGGTCGCGCCCGCCCCTCCCTCCTCGCCGACATGGCTCGCTCGCTGGGCATCGACGACGTCGTACGGCTGGTGCCCCCGGTCCCGCAGGCCGAGCTGGCCGACTGGTACCGCGCGGCGGACGTGACCGCCGTGCCGTCGCACAACGAATCCTTCGGCCTGGTCGCTCTGGAGTCCCAGGCGTGCGGCACGCCGGTGGCCGCCGCGTCCGTGGGCGGACTGCGCACCGCCGTACGCGACGGCGTGTCCGGGCTGCTCGTCGAGGGACACGATCCCGTCGAGTGGGCGCGGGTGCTCCACCGGTTCGTGCGCGAGCCGCGGCTCCGCGCCGACCTGGCGGCGGGCGCGGTCAAGCACGCCGAGGCCTTCGGCTGGTCGGCCACTGCGGCCCGGCTGGCCGAGGTGTACGCCCGGGCGATGGCGCGGCTGCACCGCACACCCATCGCGATCACCTCGTAAGGTGTCCGGATGACCGTAGCGGATGTGGTGGAAGCGGCGCTGAACAGCGCCGAGGTCTCCTACGAGAAGCCCAGGCCCGGAGCCTTCCTGGTCCGGCTGCCCGGACAGCACAAACTGGCCACGATGACCTGGCTCATCGTCGGCGACCGCGTGCTGCACGTGGAGGCGTTCTTCTGCAGGCGGCCCGATGAGAACCACGCCGAGTTCTACCGCTGGCTGCTGGCCAAGAACGGCTCCATGTACGGCGTGCACTTCGCGGTCGACGAGATGGGCGACGTCCATCTGGTGGGGCGGGTGCCGCTGGCGGCGGTGTCGGAGGAGGAGATCGACCGGCTGCTGGGCTGCGTGCTGACCTACTCCGACGAGTCCTTCGACCGGGCGCTGGAGATCGGCTTCGCCTCCTCGATCCGGCGCGAGTGGGAGTGGCGCGCCGCCCGCGGCGAGTCGCTGGCCAACCTCCAGGCGTTCGCCCGTTTCGCCGACCCCCAGCGGCGCTGATCCGCACAGCCGTCCGGCGTAGGCGAACCCCGCCGGCCCGGCGACGGACCCCGCGGGCGAGCCCCGCCGAGGAGCCGTCTGCCCGCCTATAGGCTGTCGCCATGGCGACTTTGGTGCTGTTGCGACACGGTGAGAGCGACTGGAACGCGAAAGGGCTGTTCACCGGGTGGGTGGACGTCCGGCTCTCGCCCGCCGGCGAGGCCGAGGCCCGGCGGGGCGGACAGTTGCTGGTCGAGGCCGGACTGCGGCCCGACGTGGTACACACGAGCGTGCTGAGCCGGGCCATCCAGACGGCGAACCTGGCGCTCGAAGCGGCCGACCTGCTGTGGCTGCCGGTACGGCGATCCTGGCGGCTCAACGAGCGTCACTACGGCGCGCTCCAGGGCAAGAACAAGGCCCAGACGCGTGAGGAGTTCGGCGAGGAGCAGTTCATGCTCTGGCGGCGCTCCTACGACACCCCGCCCCCGCCGATCGCCGACGACGACGAGTACAGCCAGGTGAACGACCCGCGTTACGCGACGCTCCCGCCGGAGCTGATGCCGCGCACCGAGTGCCTCAAGGACGTCGTCCACCGCATGCTGCCCTACTGGTACGACTCGATCGTGCCCGACCTGGCGTCCGGCCGCACGGTCCTCGTCGTCGCGCACGGCAACTCGCTGCGGGCGCTGGTCAAGCACCTCGACGACATCAGCGACGAGGCGATCGCCAAGCTGAACATCCCCACCGGCATCCCGCTCCGCTACGAACTGGACGACGACTTCAAGCCGCTGGTCAAGGGCGGGGAGTACCTCGACCCGGAGGCGGCGGAGGTCGCCATCCAGGCGGTCGCCAACCAGGGACGCTGATCGCCCCCGTAACGGCGGCGTCCCGGCGGTCTCGCGCCGGGACGCCTTTCTGTTTCCTTTTCCTTCCAGTTCTTCCAGGCCGGCAGCACGCGACGGCGGGCGCATCGGGCCCCGCCCTGGGGACGGCGGGCACGCCGGGGCCGCTTCCGGGCGGCGGTCAGGGCGAGGTGTCAGGCCGCGTCCCGGTCACCAGGTAGACCACGTCGCGGGCCACCCGCACGGCGTGGTCGGCGTACCGTTCGTAGTAGCGGCCGATCAGCGTGAGGTCGATGGCCTCCTCGATGGCGAAGCCGGAGTCCTTCGCCAAGAGCGTGCGGAACAGCTTGCGGTGCAGCCGGTCCATCGCGTCGTCGTCGTGCTCCAGCTCCAGCGCCGCCTCCGCGTCCCGCGAGGCGATGCAGCCGCCCGCCTTGGTGATCAGGCGCTCGGCGATCTGCCCCATCTCCAGGATGGTCGGGCGCAGCTGCGGCGGGATGGCCGATTCGGGATGGCGCAGCCGGGTCACCTTCGCCAGGTGCTCGGCGAGGTCTCCCATGCGTTCCAGGTCGGAGCCCATGCTCAGTGACGTGATCATGGTTCGCAGGTCGATGGCGACCGGCTGCTGCCGCGCCATCAACTCGTAGATCGTCGTCTCGATCTCGGCGTAGAGTCGATCGACCTCCTCGTCGCGGGAGATGACGTTCTCGGCCAGTTGCAGGTCGGCGTCGAGCAGGGCCGTGGTCGCCCGGGCGATCGCCGAACGGACCAGCCGGGTCATCTCCACCAGTTTGCCGGTGAGAGCGTCGAGCTCCTCGTGGTACGCGTCGCGCATGCCGCAACCGTACGCGCGCGCGAGTGAACGAATATCGACCGGAAGATGAACATTGCGGGAAAGCCGTGGTCAACCCGGCTCTCCCTCCTCGGTGAACCGGGAGGGTTTGCCTACCATCGGGGGTGTGACTTGGAGGCCACGTGAGTGAGCTGCTCGCCAGTCTCGCGGCGCTCTCCGGCTTCGTCGTCGGGGCGCTGGCGGTGCTGGCTCTACGCGACCACACCGAGAACCGCCGCGCCGGAAAACGGAACGGCGGGGAGGAAGACGACGGCGGGACGCTGCCTCAGGGTGTGGCCTCCGTGCTCGCCGTCCTGCCCTCCTCCGCCGTCGTCCTCGACCGCCACGACCGTGTGCTGCGGGCCAGCTCGGCCGCCCGGGCGTACGGGCTGGTCAAAGGCGAGGAGCTGGTGGCCGCCGAACTGCTCGCCATGGCCCGGCGGGTGCGCAGGGACGGCGAGATCAGGGAGAGCGAGATCGAGGTGGCCGCTCACCGGTTCGGCCAGGAGCCCACCACCTTCGCCGTTCGCGTCGCCCCCCTCGGCACGCACGGGCAGGTCCTGGTGCTCGCCGAGGACCAGACCGAACGCCGCAGGGTCGAAGCGGTACGCCGTGACTTCGTGGCCAACGTCAGCCACGAGCTGAAGACCCCGGTGGGCGCGCTCAGCCTGCTCGCCGAGACGATCCAGGACGCCGCCGACGACCCGGAGGCCGTCACCCGCTTCGCCGGGCGGATGCAGCACGAGGCCGCACGCCTGACCAACGTCGTGCAGGACCTCATCACCCTCTCCCGCATACAAGGCGGTGAACCCGTCGCTCATCCCGGGCGCGTGCAGGTCGACGAGATCGTGCATGAGGCGATGGACCGCTGTAACACCAAGGCGGCGGCCAAGGACATCACGCTCGTCACCGGAGGCGCCCAGGGGCTGAGCCTGATGGGCGATGAGGAGCTGCTGGTCACCGCCCTGCGCAACCTGATCGACAACGCCGTCGCCTACAGCCCCGAGCACACCCGGGTCGTGGTCAGCGCCCGCACGATCGGCGCCCATGTCGAGATCAGCGTGAGCGATCAGGGCATCGGCATCCCCGAGAGCGCCCAGCAGCGGATCTTCGAGCGGTTCTACCGCGTGGACGCCGCCCGTTCCCGGGAGACCGGTGGCACCGGCCTCGGTCTCGCCATCGTCAAGCACGTCGCCGTCGCGCACGGCGGGGAGGTCACGGTCTGGAGCAAGGAGGGCTCCGGATCCACCTTCACCCTCCGGCTGCCGGCGGCCGACGCGGCGGCAGCCGCCGCATCCCAGAACAGCACCGCTTCCCTGGAGGCCGCACAGTGACCCGCGTACTCGTCGTCGAGGACGAGGAGTCGTTCTCCGACGCGCTGTCGTACATGTTGCGCAAGGAGGGGTTCGAGGTCGCGGTCGCGACCTCGGGCCCCGAGGCGCTCGACGCCTTCGAACGCAACGGCGCAGACCTCGTCCTGCTCGATCTCATGCTGCCCGGCCTCCCCGGCACCGAGGTCTGCCGAGCGCTCCGCCAGCGTTCCAAGGTGCCCGTCATCATGCTGACGGCCAAGGACAGCGAGATCGACAAGGTCGTCGGGCTCGAACTCGGCGCCGACGACTACGTGACCAAGCCGTTCTCCTCCCGCGAGCTGGTGGCTCGCATGCGTGCGGTGCTGCGCCGCCAGGGGGACGCGGAGGAGGCGGAGACGTCCGTGCTCGTCGCCGGTCCCGTCCGCATGGACGTGGATCGGCACGTCGTCACCGTACGCGGCCGGCAGGTGCAGCTCCCGCTCAAGGAGTTCGAGCTGCTGGAGGTGCTGCTGCGTAACGCCGGGCGCGTGTTGACCCGCGGTCAGCTCATCGACCGCGTCTGGGGGGCCGACTACGTCGGCGACACCAAGACCCTCGACGTGCACATCAAGCGGCTACGGGCGAAGGTGGAGGCCGATCCGTCCAATCCGCGCTGCATCCTGACCGTGCGCGGTCTCGGCTACAAGTTCGAACCGGCGGAGGACTGACCGACGCCGCCCGGCCGCCGGAACGCATCGGGGGGCGTTACCGGCGGCCCGGGCGGCGAGGCGCGCCTCGCCGCCCGGGGACGCTTCAGCACCACCGCCCTCGCCGCGCTCTCCCGGCCGTCGGGACCGGGGGAGCGTCAGTGCTCTTCGGAGTGCTCCTCGGCGTGCTGCTGCTCGGCGTCCGTGGCCTCGGACTCGGTGTCCGTGGCCTCGGACTCGGCCGCGTCGGTTCCGGACTCGGCGGCTTCGGCCTCGGAGTCCTCGGGCAGAGCCTCCTGGCTCTCGGTGGGAGCGGGGGAGGGCGTAGCCGTCTCCTCGCCCGACTCGGACGCGGGGGCGGGCGGGAAGGTGGCGAACTCGCGGCTGCGGGGGATCACCGGCACCGAGATGGGCACCACGCCCGCGTTGTTGAACTGAAGGTTCACCGTCACGTACTCGCCGCCGGTGAGCACGCGGTACAGCTTCTCGATC
It contains:
- the mshA gene encoding D-inositol-3-phosphate glycosyltransferase, whose translation is MHTSPLDQPGTGDAGGMNVYIVESAKRLAQLGIEVEIFTRQTARDLPPEVELAPGVTVRHVTAGPYEELDKEDLPGQLCAFLSGVLRTEAAYDPGRYDVIHSHYWLSGQVGWLAKERWGVPLVHTMHTMAKVKNLLLADGDKPEPNARVLGEEQVVEVADGLVANTAAEAGELIDLYGADPSRVAVVNPGVNLSLFRPGPQDAARRRLGLPSDAHLLLFVGRVQPLKGPDVLLRAAAEMLAEDPGLRGKLVVACVGGPSGTGRARPSLLADMARSLGIDDVVRLVPPVPQAELADWYRAADVTAVPSHNESFGLVALESQACGTPVAAASVGGLRTAVRDGVSGLLVEGHDPVEWARVLHRFVREPRLRADLAAGAVKHAEAFGWSATAARLAEVYARAMARLHRTPIAITS
- a CDS encoding YbjN domain-containing protein, which codes for MTVADVVEAALNSAEVSYEKPRPGAFLVRLPGQHKLATMTWLIVGDRVLHVEAFFCRRPDENHAEFYRWLLAKNGSMYGVHFAVDEMGDVHLVGRVPLAAVSEEEIDRLLGCVLTYSDESFDRALEIGFASSIRREWEWRAARGESLANLQAFARFADPQRR
- a CDS encoding phosphoglyceromutase, translating into MATLVLLRHGESDWNAKGLFTGWVDVRLSPAGEAEARRGGQLLVEAGLRPDVVHTSVLSRAIQTANLALEAADLLWLPVRRSWRLNERHYGALQGKNKAQTREEFGEEQFMLWRRSYDTPPPPIADDDEYSQVNDPRYATLPPELMPRTECLKDVVHRMLPYWYDSIVPDLASGRTVLVVAHGNSLRALVKHLDDISDEAIAKLNIPTGIPLRYELDDDFKPLVKGGEYLDPEAAEVAIQAVANQGR
- a CDS encoding response regulator transcription factor, yielding MTRVLVVEDEESFSDALSYMLRKEGFEVAVATSGPEALDAFERNGADLVLLDLMLPGLPGTEVCRALRQRSKVPVIMLTAKDSEIDKVVGLELGADDYVTKPFSSRELVARMRAVLRRQGDAEEAETSVLVAGPVRMDVDRHVVTVRGRQVQLPLKEFELLEVLLRNAGRVLTRGQLIDRVWGADYVGDTKTLDVHIKRLRAKVEADPSNPRCILTVRGLGYKFEPAED
- the phoU gene encoding phosphate signaling complex protein PhoU, which encodes MRDAYHEELDALTGKLVEMTRLVRSAIARATTALLDADLQLAENVISRDEEVDRLYAEIETTIYELMARQQPVAIDLRTMITSLSMGSDLERMGDLAEHLAKVTRLRHPESAIPPQLRPTILEMGQIAERLITKAGGCIASRDAEAALELEHDDDAMDRLHRKLFRTLLAKDSGFAIEEAIDLTLIGRYYERYADHAVRVARDVVYLVTGTRPDTSP
- a CDS encoding sensor histidine kinase codes for the protein MLASLAALSGFVVGALAVLALRDHTENRRAGKRNGGEEDDGGTLPQGVASVLAVLPSSAVVLDRHDRVLRASSAARAYGLVKGEELVAAELLAMARRVRRDGEIRESEIEVAAHRFGQEPTTFAVRVAPLGTHGQVLVLAEDQTERRRVEAVRRDFVANVSHELKTPVGALSLLAETIQDAADDPEAVTRFAGRMQHEAARLTNVVQDLITLSRIQGGEPVAHPGRVQVDEIVHEAMDRCNTKAAAKDITLVTGGAQGLSLMGDEELLVTALRNLIDNAVAYSPEHTRVVVSARTIGAHVEISVSDQGIGIPESAQQRIFERFYRVDAARSRETGGTGLGLAIVKHVAVAHGGEVTVWSKEGSGSTFTLRLPAADAAAAAASQNSTASLEAAQ